A DNA window from Methanobacterium sp. contains the following coding sequences:
- a CDS encoding TDT family transporter yields MKDLMDKISVPISGLMLGLAEAGNLVSSQEIALKIIFGVISALILALILIKIASNPKHLKADLNNPAVAGVASTFPMGIIVLSTYVNSFFPSTAYVMWIVGILMQFVIIILFTRKFIFDFDINKVFPCYFVVYVGVAVGSIVAPIFNAAGIGRVLFYFGFVSYLILLPLMLYRVFVVKSFPEPAIPTLTIFAAPSSICLAGYLSSFNVINMNIFWGLVISAIVMFFAVLLYMPKMLKLKFYPSYSAFGFPLVISAIAMQYANNFLASMNLQIPLLQYVGYFEELLAVVFVVYVLVHYTNFLFGDYRNSH; encoded by the coding sequence ATGAAAGATTTGATGGACAAAATTTCTGTACCGATATCTGGTTTAATGCTGGGTCTAGCGGAAGCAGGAAATCTGGTATCTTCTCAAGAAATTGCACTTAAAATTATATTTGGAGTTATATCTGCGCTAATTTTAGCGTTGATTTTAATAAAAATAGCATCTAATCCTAAGCATCTTAAGGCAGATTTAAATAATCCTGCAGTTGCAGGTGTTGCTTCCACTTTTCCAATGGGGATCATTGTCTTATCAACGTATGTTAATTCATTTTTTCCTTCTACAGCTTATGTTATGTGGATTGTGGGAATTTTAATGCAGTTTGTTATAATAATTCTTTTTACCCGGAAATTTATCTTTGATTTTGATATAAACAAAGTATTTCCCTGTTACTTTGTAGTGTATGTTGGTGTTGCAGTGGGAAGTATAGTTGCGCCGATATTTAACGCTGCGGGCATCGGTAGAGTGTTATTCTACTTTGGATTTGTATCTTATTTGATTTTATTGCCGTTAATGCTTTACAGGGTATTTGTAGTTAAGTCATTTCCAGAACCAGCCATTCCTACATTAACCATTTTTGCAGCACCTTCAAGCATCTGTCTGGCAGGATATTTAAGCTCATTTAATGTGATAAACATGAATATTTTTTGGGGGCTTGTTATTTCGGCGATTGTTATGTTCTTTGCAGTGCTTCTGTACATGCCTAAAATGCTGAAATTAAAGTTTTATCCTAGTTATTCTGCATTTGGATTTCCTTTAGTAATTAGTGCTATTGCCATGCAGTATGCAAATAATTTTTTGGCCAGTATGAATCTGCAAATACCTTTACTGCAGTATGTGGGGTACTTTGAGGAGCTGCTGGCGGTTGTATTTGTTGTTTATGTGCTGGTGCATTACACGAACTTTTTATTTGGAGATTATAGAAACAGTCATTGA
- a CDS encoding thymidylate synthase, giving the protein MSFQIEVNQIADGWETLVKKIMEEGKEINDERGSLTKEVLNTLVTIKNPLGNQKSKNNNENDMFENIKIPTGYFWRGEKLKIYSKQFISDDKQGFVYTYGNRLRAHFEGIDQIQVAIDRLKNCTESRRSISVTWDPTTDTKVDEVPCMILVDLKIRDGKLYTTGLWRSHDIYGAWFPNAVGLTYLTKYAADQLGVEVGEISIHSISAHIYEVNFDDAKKTLSMQMFGL; this is encoded by the coding sequence ATGTCATTTCAAATTGAAGTCAATCAGATAGCAGACGGCTGGGAAACACTTGTAAAGAAAATTATGGAAGAAGGTAAAGAAATAAATGATGAAAGGGGCTCATTAACTAAAGAAGTTTTGAATACCCTTGTTACAATAAAAAATCCCCTTGGAAACCAGAAATCTAAAAACAATAATGAAAATGACATGTTTGAGAACATAAAAATACCAACCGGTTATTTTTGGAGAGGGGAAAAACTTAAAATTTATTCGAAGCAGTTTATAAGTGATGATAAGCAGGGATTTGTTTATACTTACGGTAACCGTCTGAGGGCACACTTTGAGGGCATTGATCAGATTCAGGTGGCCATTGACAGGCTTAAAAACTGTACTGAATCAAGGAGATCAATTTCTGTAACATGGGACCCGACTACTGATACAAAAGTCGATGAAGTACCGTGCATGATCCTTGTAGATCTCAAAATAAGGGATGGAAAACTTTATACAACTGGTTTATGGAGGTCACACGATATCTACGGTGCCTGGTTCCCCAATGCAGTAGGTTTAACTTATTTAACAAAGTATGCTGCTGATCAGCTCGGTGTAGAAGTAGGGGAGATATCCATCCATTCCATAAGTGCCCACATATACGAAGTTAATTTTGATGATGCTAAGAAGACTTTAAGCATGCAGATGTTTGGTTTATAG
- a CDS encoding methionine synthase, with translation MLTTVVGSYPPLLKNPSSLSDKIFNAFGNYDAYKPAIELAVKDQIDAGIDIISDGQVREGMVEIFASSIYGMAVEDNTPKIVGKIMPSPKSVCAKDLKFAIKIAEGISKEYGQKPKKTIEGSVKGVKGIITGPSTLVFSSRIEDYYDKKEDAVIDLAYALKKEAEHLENAGAVVVQIDEPFISTGVVDINVAKKAVGIIADGLSVPVAMHVCGEVVDIFDELLKFSVDIVDCEFAGIEGNINALENVNLRGKKIGFGCLDNKTDRIESKEEVENLIKKGIDLIGAENMIADPDCGMRLRSREAAFSKLKVMAEVAKEF, from the coding sequence ATGTTAACTACAGTCGTTGGGAGTTATCCCCCCTTACTAAAAAACCCATCATCACTTTCAGATAAGATTTTTAATGCTTTTGGAAATTATGATGCATATAAACCCGCCATAGAGCTTGCAGTAAAGGATCAAATCGATGCAGGTATTGATATAATATCCGATGGGCAGGTAAGGGAGGGGATGGTGGAAATTTTCGCCAGTTCTATCTATGGAATGGCTGTTGAGGATAACACTCCTAAAATTGTGGGAAAAATAATGCCTTCACCTAAATCAGTATGTGCAAAAGACCTTAAATTTGCTATAAAAATAGCAGAGGGAATTTCAAAGGAATATGGCCAGAAACCTAAAAAAACCATTGAGGGCAGTGTTAAAGGAGTTAAAGGAATAATAACAGGCCCTTCTACACTTGTTTTTTCATCCAGAATTGAAGATTATTATGATAAAAAAGAAGATGCAGTCATAGATTTAGCATATGCTTTAAAAAAAGAAGCAGAACATCTTGAAAATGCAGGTGCTGTAGTTGTGCAGATAGATGAACCTTTTATTTCTACTGGAGTTGTGGACATTAACGTTGCAAAGAAAGCTGTGGGGATTATAGCAGATGGTTTATCTGTACCAGTAGCCATGCATGTATGTGGTGAAGTGGTGGATATATTTGATGAACTTTTAAAATTCTCGGTGGACATCGTGGACTGTGAATTTGCAGGTATCGAGGGCAACATCAACGCCCTTGAAAATGTGAATCTCCGCGGGAAAAAAATAGGGTTCGGGTGTCTGGATAATAAAACGGACAGAATTGAAAGTAAGGAAGAAGTGGAAAACCTGATAAAAAAAGGTATAGATCTTATAGGTGCTGAAAACATGATTGCCGACCCTGACTGTGGAATGAGGCTGAGGTCAAGAGAGGCAGCATTTTCTAAACTTAAAGTAATGGCAGAAGTCGCAAAGGAATTTTAA
- a CDS encoding alpha/beta hydrolase, with amino-acid sequence MLIHGAGLETSTVGHLIQMFTSKYKVVSIDNRGVGRTDKPDEPYSIEMLAEDTVGLLNSIGIKKAHFIGSSMGGRIAQVIAVKYPEMVKGLILTSTAARVSPSMKIELEIALKTPELWEELVKESAVLFTQVYPPTRESFYRQFVATVEFDGKGQLSKIKAPTLIINGTKDHTISMGCTEELVKEIPNSKLILVEGDHLFAAVNLDLLVKPALEFFGEVDAKSALKA; translated from the coding sequence GTGTTAATTCATGGGGCGGGCCTTGAAACCAGTACAGTAGGTCATTTGATACAGATGTTTACTTCAAAATATAAAGTTGTGAGTATTGATAATCGAGGTGTTGGTAGAACCGACAAGCCTGATGAACCATACTCTATCGAAATGTTGGCTGAAGACACTGTGGGACTCTTGAATTCCATTGGAATAAAGAAAGCTCATTTTATTGGTAGTTCTATGGGAGGTCGAATTGCACAGGTGATAGCTGTTAAATATCCTGAAATGGTGAAAGGTTTGATATTAACTTCTACAGCGGCTCGTGTTTCTCCTTCAATGAAGATTGAGCTTGAAATCGCATTGAAGACACCTGAATTGTGGGAAGAACTGGTCAAGGAAAGTGCAGTACTTTTTACACAAGTGTATCCTCCAACCAGAGAATCATTTTATAGACAGTTTGTTGCCACGGTAGAATTTGATGGTAAGGGCCAGTTGAGCAAAATTAAAGCTCCTACACTTATAATAAACGGTACAAAAGATCATACTATTTCCATGGGGTGTACAGAAGAGTTAGTAAAAGAAATACCTAATTCAAAACTGATTCTTGTGGAAGGAGACCATTTATTTGCGGCGGTAAACCTGGATTTGTTAGTCAAACCTGCTCTTGAATTTTTTGGGGAAGTTGACGCTAAATCGGCTTTAAAAGCTTAA
- a CDS encoding class I SAM-dependent methyltransferase, protein MSENNVNRENPSKMAEGMAMQRFGESVKPEDERICYDPYAVHFISPEIIKFGREHPKEAKVKVEQMEKLFPGLSSSIMARVRYFDDFTKKSIEEGIEQVVIMGAGYDTRAYRIEELKDIKVFEVDHPGTQSFKIQKIGEIFGSLPDHVVYVPVDFEKDTLGQKLLDNGYDSSKKTLFIMEGLIMYIPPKAVAKTLLFIVENSGKGSHVIFDYYPESVVDGTCKLEIGTNIRNHVAEQGEPLQFGIKEEKIEDFLTEFGFSRVQNVTSEDYKDLYFHGKNENRDVCELLYFAHALVK, encoded by the coding sequence ATGTCTGAAAATAATGTTAATAGAGAAAACCCCAGCAAAATGGCTGAGGGAATGGCAATGCAGAGGTTTGGTGAATCTGTAAAGCCTGAAGATGAAAGAATCTGTTATGATCCTTATGCTGTACATTTCATCAGTCCCGAAATAATAAAATTTGGAAGAGAACACCCAAAAGAAGCTAAAGTGAAAGTAGAACAAATGGAAAAACTTTTTCCAGGACTCAGCAGTTCTATAATGGCTAGAGTTAGATATTTCGATGATTTTACTAAAAAATCTATTGAAGAAGGAATTGAACAGGTTGTTATAATGGGTGCAGGATATGATACACGAGCATATAGAATTGAGGAATTAAAGGATATAAAAGTGTTTGAAGTCGACCATCCGGGTACTCAGAGCTTTAAAATTCAAAAAATAGGCGAAATTTTTGGTTCTCTTCCTGATCATGTTGTTTATGTCCCTGTTGATTTTGAAAAGGATACATTGGGTCAAAAATTATTGGATAATGGATATGATAGTTCAAAAAAGACGCTTTTTATTATGGAAGGGCTTATAATGTACATTCCTCCTAAGGCTGTAGCTAAAACTCTTTTATTTATTGTAGAAAATTCAGGTAAAGGTAGTCATGTTATTTTTGATTATTACCCTGAATCTGTAGTTGATGGAACCTGTAAATTAGAAATAGGGACAAATATCCGAAATCATGTAGCAGAACAGGGAGAACCGCTCCAATTTGGAATTAAAGAAGAAAAGATCGAAGACTTTCTTACAGAATTTGGATTTTCAAGGGTTCAAAATGTAACTAGTGAAGATTACAAAGACTTGTATTTCCACGGTAAAAATGAAAATAGAGATGTTTGCGAACTTTTATACTTTGCACACGCTCTGGTTAAATAA
- a CDS encoding class I SAM-dependent methyltransferase: MPENNVGVNMKNPSKTAETIAMVRMSESKKPEDERVCYDPYAIHFISREVLDFAVHNPKKYKAFVARNERLVPGASNSIVARVRFFDDIVNSSINDGIEQLVILGAGYDTRAYRIEGLDKVKVFEIDHPATQSIKIEKITEIFGSLPDYVTYIPMDIELDKFSHQLLESGYNKSLKTLFIMEGLLMYLSHEIVDEILSFIVYNSGKGSAIIFDYIPLSVVDGTCKLEEGQNWRNGVMAVGEPFLFGINNGEIQSFLVQRGFKNVRNITSEDYKKAYFHGKNKDRTVNSLSSFVHAVIE, from the coding sequence ATGCCTGAAAATAATGTTGGAGTAAATATGAAAAACCCCAGTAAAACGGCTGAGACAATAGCCATGGTAAGGATGAGTGAATCTAAAAAACCTGAAGATGAACGCGTTTGTTATGATCCGTATGCTATTCACTTTATTAGTCGGGAAGTGCTGGATTTTGCGGTTCATAACCCTAAAAAGTATAAAGCATTCGTAGCTCGAAATGAACGTTTAGTTCCAGGAGCCAGTAACTCAATTGTGGCTAGAGTGAGATTTTTTGATGATATTGTGAATTCGTCCATCAATGACGGCATTGAACAACTTGTCATACTCGGAGCGGGATATGATACCCGAGCATACCGGATTGAAGGACTGGATAAGGTTAAAGTGTTCGAAATAGACCATCCAGCCACCCAAAGTATAAAAATTGAGAAGATCACTGAGATTTTTGGTTCACTTCCTGATTATGTAACATATATTCCAATGGACATTGAATTGGATAAGTTCAGCCACCAACTTCTGGAAAGTGGATATAATAAGTCTCTGAAAACTCTTTTTATTATGGAAGGGCTTTTAATGTATCTTTCTCATGAGATCGTGGATGAAATACTATCTTTCATAGTCTATAATTCAGGCAAAGGCAGTGCCATAATTTTTGATTACATTCCATTATCTGTGGTTGATGGTACATGCAAACTTGAAGAAGGGCAGAACTGGCGAAATGGAGTTATGGCGGTTGGGGAGCCTTTTCTTTTTGGTATTAATAATGGAGAAATTCAATCATTTCTAGTTCAAAGAGGATTCAAGAATGTTAGGAACATAACTAGCGAAGACTATAAAAAAGCCTATTTCCATGGGAAAAATAAGGATAGAACGGTCAATAGTTTATCATCATTCGTCCATGCGGTGATTGAATAG
- a CDS encoding TetR/AcrR family transcriptional regulator codes for MSLIARKELEKEQRRNDILNAAEKLFFSKGYENVSLKDIAKEVKLGRSTLYLYFENKEELFFAIVLRGTRILYKMITDEVKKGKNSFSKLAGFRKAYYDFAKEYSDYLRAYNYLLSGRFDLDNIEPAEYKIFPSSDSKLYPEYKKKFEEIYIKNLEKGIVPDFPIPKFTISEYLNEILVLRREMLNIFRNAVEQGKKERIIRSDVNSVEVTVLQTLIANSIDNLPPDLKDLLESQNISHEEFLRDVGELMGNMISNRSNVNKNG; via the coding sequence ATGTCACTCATAGCCAGGAAAGAATTAGAAAAGGAACAGCGAAGAAATGATATATTAAACGCAGCAGAGAAATTATTCTTTTCTAAAGGTTATGAAAACGTTTCTTTAAAGGATATAGCTAAAGAAGTGAAATTAGGCAGATCTACCCTTTACCTATACTTTGAAAACAAAGAAGAACTATTTTTTGCGATTGTCCTTCGCGGAACCAGAATATTGTATAAAATGATCACTGATGAAGTAAAGAAAGGAAAAAATAGTTTTTCAAAACTTGCAGGATTTAGAAAGGCATATTATGACTTTGCTAAAGAATATTCTGATTATTTAAGGGCTTATAATTATTTATTATCTGGAAGGTTTGATTTAGATAACATTGAACCTGCAGAATATAAAATATTTCCTTCTTCTGACAGTAAGCTCTATCCTGAATATAAGAAGAAATTTGAAGAAATATATATAAAAAATTTAGAAAAAGGCATTGTACCTGATTTTCCAATACCAAAATTCACAATCAGTGAATATCTAAATGAGATCCTTGTTTTGCGCCGTGAGATGTTGAATATATTTCGTAATGCAGTAGAACAGGGTAAAAAAGAAAGAATAATCAGGTCTGACGTCAATTCAGTCGAAGTGACTGTTCTGCAAACTTTAATTGCAAATAGTATTGATAATTTACCTCCAGACCTTAAAGATTTACTTGAAAGCCAGAATATTAGCCATGAAGAATTTTTAAGGGATGTTGGAGAACTAATGGGCAATATGATTAGTAACAGAAGTAATGTAAATAAAAATGGTTAA
- a CDS encoding MBL fold metallo-hydrolase → MKITVLTENTKLKNSDLIAEHGISLFIEKNGYKILFDTGGPQESAIENASRLGIDLRKVDAVIISHGHDDHTGGLLKFFQINDKAPVYLKKEALGSYYSKRPEGEKYIGIDSEIVEKYAERLYFIDKTVEIAKNMFIVPNIHKEFPVPYSNHVLFEKVNEKLIKDDFKHELFMIIENSNGLTVFTGCGHSGIKNIINTAKKVFPHKKIGTVLGGFHLQAGARTFETAKKEEIEEIAEWLKLEAAGQIYTGHCTGERGFNIMKPILSGKLKSIYTGMEITL, encoded by the coding sequence ATGAAAATAACTGTTTTGACTGAAAATACCAAGCTAAAAAATTCTGATTTAATTGCAGAACATGGGATCTCATTATTTATTGAAAAAAATGGCTATAAAATTCTTTTTGATACTGGAGGCCCTCAAGAAAGCGCAATAGAAAATGCGTCAAGATTAGGCATTGATCTACGGAAAGTGGATGCTGTAATCATTTCTCATGGACATGACGATCATACTGGAGGACTTCTAAAATTTTTCCAGATTAACGATAAAGCACCAGTTTACCTTAAAAAGGAAGCTTTAGGTTCCTATTATTCTAAACGTCCTGAGGGTGAAAAATACATTGGTATCGATAGCGAAATAGTCGAAAAATATGCAGAAAGATTATATTTCATTGACAAAACTGTAGAAATAGCCAAAAACATGTTTATAGTGCCTAATATCCATAAAGAGTTTCCAGTTCCTTACAGTAATCATGTTTTATTTGAAAAAGTAAATGAAAAACTTATAAAAGATGATTTTAAACATGAATTATTCATGATTATAGAAAATAGTAATGGTTTAACTGTTTTTACAGGATGTGGGCACAGCGGGATCAAAAATATTATAAATACTGCTAAAAAAGTTTTTCCTCATAAAAAGATAGGCACTGTACTTGGAGGGTTCCATCTCCAGGCTGGAGCCCGTACATTTGAGACGGCTAAAAAAGAAGAAATTGAAGAAATAGCGGAGTGGTTAAAATTGGAAGCTGCAGGACAAATTTACACGGGTCATTGTACTGGAGAACGCGGATTTAATATAATGAAACCAATTTTAAGCGGTAAGTTAAAAAGCATTTATACTGGGATGGAAATTACTTTATAA
- a CDS encoding methyltransferase domain-containing protein — MAEEFIKFWAELSNRYDSAIDNIMGEKIRPKIQEKLNEEDNLGNLIELGCGTGYFTKTLANKSESIISTDISEEMLSIARENLKGFEFQVMDCQDCKFNEGTFDTVFMGLVLLFTEPEKALKESRRILKPGGLLIIAGPDISFLSFYGNLKFRFKALVNYRKIPTTGHFLNQEKIVDMLDKTGFEVVSKEIIRDETDPNYVTVNYIKAKPGNEKY; from the coding sequence TTGGCGGAAGAATTCATTAAATTTTGGGCAGAATTATCAAATAGATACGATTCAGCTATAGATAATATCATGGGAGAAAAAATAAGGCCAAAAATACAGGAAAAGTTAAATGAAGAAGACAATTTAGGAAATCTAATTGAACTTGGCTGTGGCACAGGTTATTTCACAAAAACACTGGCAAATAAGTCAGAAAGCATTATTTCAACTGATATTTCAGAGGAAATGCTGTCAATTGCTAGAGAAAACCTGAAAGGATTTGAATTTCAGGTTATGGACTGCCAGGATTGTAAATTCAATGAAGGAACATTTGATACTGTATTTATGGGTTTGGTTCTTCTCTTTACTGAACCTGAAAAAGCTCTTAAAGAGAGCCGCCGAATTTTAAAACCTGGAGGTTTACTTATAATAGCAGGCCCTGACATTTCTTTTCTATCCTTTTATGGAAACTTAAAGTTCAGGTTTAAAGCACTTGTAAATTATCGTAAGATCCCAACTACTGGTCATTTTTTAAATCAAGAAAAGATAGTGGATATGCTGGATAAGACTGGATTTGAAGTGGTCAGCAAGGAAATTATTCGTGATGAAACGGACCCTAACTATGTTACAGTTAATTATATTAAAGCAAAACCTGGAAACGAAAAATATTAA
- a CDS encoding pyridoxamine 5'-phosphate oxidase family protein yields the protein MDFKDCINFANETPVCYLATTEGDQPRVRALGFWFADENGFYFQIGGMKDMYGQLQANPKVEACFWQPDEATGKMMRVAGEIEFVDDPDLKKKVLEDRPFLKEFGMTFNSPGLIIFRIAKGEAYFWTMQTNFEPKKFINFG from the coding sequence ATGGATTTTAAAGACTGCATAAATTTTGCAAATGAAACGCCTGTTTGCTACCTTGCAACAACTGAAGGGGACCAGCCTAGAGTTAGAGCACTTGGTTTCTGGTTTGCTGATGAAAATGGATTTTACTTCCAGATTGGAGGTATGAAAGATATGTACGGACAGCTTCAAGCAAATCCTAAAGTAGAGGCATGTTTCTGGCAGCCAGACGAGGCGACAGGAAAAATGATGAGGGTAGCTGGTGAAATAGAATTTGTTGATGACCCTGATCTTAAAAAAAAGGTTTTGGAAGATAGGCCATTCCTTAAGGAATTTGGTATGACATTTAACAGTCCGGGTCTTATAATTTTCCGCATTGCCAAAGGTGAAGCCTATTTCTGGACAATGCAGACCAATTTTGAGCCTAAAAAGTTCATCAATTTCGGCTAG
- a CDS encoding carboxymuconolactone decarboxylase family protein — protein sequence MKEQKPRPYRFTEAVSDELNDAFQNLAAQIMKDGALSSKEKSIIALACAVALKCEHCVKAHKKSALAAGASMEELLEAGAVAGQVRLGSGLTFASFLLDDD from the coding sequence ATGAAAGAACAAAAGCCAAGACCATACAGATTTACAGAAGCAGTAAGTGATGAATTAAATGATGCATTCCAGAATTTAGCCGCGCAAATAATGAAAGATGGAGCATTATCTTCAAAGGAAAAATCAATAATAGCGCTAGCATGTGCAGTAGCTCTCAAATGCGAACACTGTGTAAAAGCCCATAAAAAAAGCGCTTTGGCAGCTGGTGCAAGTATGGAAGAGCTTCTCGAAGCAGGTGCAGTTGCAGGCCAGGTTCGTCTTGGATCAGGTTTAACTTTTGCATCATTCCTTCTTGATGATGATTGA
- a CDS encoding DUF1894 domain-containing protein, which translates to MFCLETYLQESEDYKVLIARTGFKEAIEVIKENALEIIYVNPGDKVLGARIIGIPPISVGINEKKGTVLFPYTKPCHGTAVVEIPVGQEEIDNVKKLNIK; encoded by the coding sequence ATGTTCTGCCTTGAAACATATTTGCAAGAATCTGAAGATTATAAAGTATTAATAGCCAGAACAGGTTTTAAAGAAGCTATCGAAGTTATTAAAGAAAATGCTCTTGAAATAATCTACGTTAATCCTGGAGATAAGGTTTTAGGTGCTAGAATTATTGGAATACCTCCAATATCTGTAGGCATCAATGAAAAAAAAGGTACTGTACTGTTTCCTTATACGAAACCTTGCCATGGAACTGCAGTAGTTGAAATACCTGTTGGTCAAGAAGAAATAGACAATGTAAAGAAGTTAAATATTAAATAA
- a CDS encoding DUF1890 domain-containing protein, with protein MKKALILLGCPESPSQTPMAVYVTYKLKKMGYEVTTASTPSAMKLLEVGDPEELYIQNKVDIDSCIEKLDKGTFDLLVGFIHKDAAVSYFVTFYSILDTKSIAIVFEKDADKLAEFIDTVSESTDAEIVSARAYHNPTPLRVKFDKTIKKLEESNAL; from the coding sequence ATGAAAAAAGCCTTGATATTATTAGGATGCCCTGAATCACCTTCTCAAACTCCAATGGCTGTTTATGTTACATATAAACTTAAAAAAATGGGATACGAAGTTACAACAGCAAGTACTCCTTCTGCAATGAAACTGCTGGAAGTGGGAGATCCTGAGGAGTTATATATTCAAAATAAAGTAGATATCGATTCATGTATTGAAAAACTGGACAAAGGCACTTTTGATCTTCTTGTTGGGTTTATTCACAAAGATGCAGCTGTTTCCTACTTTGTAACTTTTTATAGTATACTTGATACAAAATCTATAGCTATAGTTTTTGAAAAAGATGCGGATAAGCTTGCTGAATTTATAGATACTGTTTCAGAAAGTACAGATGCAGAAATTGTATCTGCGAGGGCTTACCACAATCCGACTCCACTCCGGGTGAAATTTGATAAAACCATCAAAAAGCTTGAAGAATCCAATGCTCTTTGA
- a CDS encoding GNAT family N-acetyltransferase: MEDIKIRSTLEEDFVEIADLAENCGPMETERNSIYHIFTKFFRSTSFVAELPSGELGGFILGFISQENPEDVYIHLLCVDPKMRGKHIGKKLVEKFAEEAALKECKKIYLITKPVNWNSISFYKKLGFLEDKSRETINILGVNAVKNYNGMGQHMVVFYKSIG, encoded by the coding sequence ATGGAAGATATTAAAATAAGAAGCACATTAGAAGAAGATTTTGTTGAAATAGCTGATCTGGCAGAAAACTGCGGTCCTATGGAAACTGAAAGGAACTCTATTTATCATATATTTACTAAATTTTTTAGAAGCACATCTTTTGTGGCTGAATTACCCTCTGGAGAATTAGGTGGATTTATTTTAGGATTCATATCTCAGGAAAATCCTGAAGATGTATACATCCATCTCCTATGTGTTGACCCGAAAATGAGGGGCAAACATATTGGAAAGAAACTGGTAGAAAAGTTCGCTGAAGAAGCGGCTTTAAAAGAATGTAAAAAGATCTATTTAATTACAAAGCCGGTAAACTGGAATTCCATATCTTTTTATAAAAAACTGGGATTTCTAGAAGATAAAAGCAGGGAAACCATAAATATTTTGGGTGTAAATGCAGTTAAGAATTATAATGGTATGGGACAGCATATGGTTGTTTTTTATAAATCAATAGGTTAA
- a CDS encoding DUF354 domain-containing protein: protein MKVWIDLVNAPHVRFFKSIIDYLKNEGEEVFITTRKFGDIHKLLDLFEIEYTSVGKHGVTLSQKLEESTKRAYELSKLIAKEKPDVAVSKHSIELPRVAFGLGIPSVFVLDNEHAIAANKLTLSLCDKIVIPKAIDVWDVLKTGADPNSLIRYTGTSELTHFKDFKYNENIFDDLELNLKKEKTILMRTEPALASYLDADCKTSVLSPIVDALKDHANILVIPRFKEQQQIFENDPDVTLIEPPVDTFSLMKKCDLVIGAGGTMNREAVLLGTPVISCYPGKLLSVDKYYVDNGFMKRSTNVDEIIDIAFELLSDGRNVKEIKTEDLFNLVVDHIYRSANG, encoded by the coding sequence TTGAAAGTTTGGATTGATTTAGTAAATGCGCCGCATGTGAGATTTTTTAAGAGTATAATTGATTATTTGAAAAATGAAGGGGAAGAGGTTTTTATAACAACTCGTAAATTTGGAGATATACATAAACTCCTTGACCTTTTTGAAATAGAGTACACATCGGTTGGAAAACATGGAGTTACATTATCACAAAAACTTGAAGAAAGTACAAAAAGAGCTTATGAGCTTTCAAAACTAATTGCAAAAGAAAAACCCGATGTGGCAGTGTCAAAACACTCAATTGAGCTTCCAAGAGTTGCATTTGGTTTAGGAATACCAAGTGTTTTCGTTTTAGATAATGAACATGCTATAGCTGCAAATAAGCTTACATTATCCCTTTGTGATAAAATAGTAATCCCTAAAGCGATTGATGTGTGGGATGTTCTTAAAACAGGTGCTGATCCAAACAGTTTAATCAGGTATACTGGTACTTCTGAACTTACTCATTTTAAAGACTTTAAATATAATGAAAATATCTTTGATGATCTGGAATTAAATTTAAAGAAAGAAAAAACAATTTTAATGAGAACTGAGCCTGCTCTTGCATCTTATTTGGATGCAGATTGTAAAACATCTGTTTTATCACCAATTGTGGATGCATTAAAAGACCATGCGAATATACTGGTGATCCCGCGATTTAAAGAACAGCAGCAGATATTTGAAAACGATCCTGACGTCACTTTAATAGAACCTCCTGTAGATACCTTCAGCCTCATGAAAAAATGCGATCTTGTAATCGGCGCTGGGGGAACGATGAACAGGGAAGCTGTACTTTTAGGCACTCCGGTTATTTCATGTTACCCTGGAAAATTATTATCTGTGGATAAATATTATGTAGATAACGGCTTTATGAAGAGATCTACAAATGTAGACGAAATTATAGATATTGCATTTGAATTGTTATCGGATGGCCGGAACGTAAAAGAAATAAAAACAGAGGATCTATTTAATCTGGTTGTAGATCATATTTACAGGTCTGCAAATGGTTAA